In Anomalospiza imberbis isolate Cuckoo-Finch-1a 21T00152 chromosome 19, ASM3175350v1, whole genome shotgun sequence, a genomic segment contains:
- the BTBD17 gene encoding BTB/POZ domain-containing protein 17: protein MARLTGSRPVATRRWGCAAAFLLLLFTVQAAQKADFSGDSTAATINHSLTLLQRLQELLQNGNGSDSVLRVRSAASDEPKVFHTHQLLLSLQSEVFESLLRNQSVVTLYEPPETAALFEKFIRYLYCGGVSILLHQAIPMHQLASKYRVWGLQRGVAEYMRTHLASESSQGHVVGWYHYAVRVGDAALQESCLQFLAWNLSAVLGSAEWGSVSVELLLLLLERSDLVLHSELELYTAVEGWLSRRQPEVPVAERVLRAIRYPMIAPSQLFRLQAQSAVLAQHRGAVQDLLFQAFQFHAASPLHFAKYFDVNCSMFLPRNYLAPSWGSQWVITNPARDDRSTSFQTQLGPSSHDAGKRVTWNVLFSPRWLPVSLRPVYSDSVAGAIQPVRIEDGRPRLVITPAMSSPDFAGVSFQKTVLVGVRQQGRVLVKHAYSFHQSSDEAADFLVHADLQKRTSEYLIDNSLHLHIIIKPVYHSLIKVKK, encoded by the exons ATGGCCAGGCTGACGGGCTCCCGGCCCGTGGCCACCCGCCGCTGGGGCTGTGCCGccgccttcctcctcctcctcttcaccGTGCAAGCCG CCCAAAAAGCCGACTTTAGCGGGGACTCCACGGCGGCCACCATCAACCACTCGCTGACGCTGCTGCAgcggctgcaggagctgctgcagaacgGCAATGGCAGCGACTCGGTGCTGCGGGTCCGCTCGGCCGCCTCCGATGAGCCCAAGGTGTTCCACAcgcaccagctgctgctgagcctcCAGAGCGAGGTCTTCGAGAGCCTCCTGCGCAACCAGAGTGTCGTGACCCTGTACGAGCCACCCGAGACCGCCGCGCTCTTCGAGAAGTTCATCAG GTACCTCTACTGTGGAGGGGtctccatcctgctgcaccaggcTATCCCCATGCACCAGCTGGCCAGCAAGTATCGGGTCTGGGGGCTGCAGCGCGGCGTGGCCGAATACATGAGGACCCACCTGGCCAGCGAGTCGAGCCAGGGCCACGTGGTGGGCTGGTACCACTACGCCGTGCGCGTCGGGGACGCGGCGCTGCAGGAGAGCTGCCTCCAGTTCCTGGCCTGGAAcctctctgcagtgctgggcagcGCCGAGTGGGGCTCGGTGAgcgtggagctgctgctgctgctgctggagcgcTCCGACCTGGTGCTGCACAGCGAGCTGGAGCTCTACACCGCCGTGGAGGGCTGGCTGAGCCGCCGGCAGCCCGAGGTGCCCGTGGCCGAGCGGGTGCTGCGCGCCATCCGCTACCCCATGATCGCGCCCAGCCAGCTGTTCCGGCTGCAGGCGCAGTCGGCGGTGCTGGCGCAGCACCGCGGTGCGGTGCAGGACCTGCTCTTCCAGGCCTTCCAGTTCCACGCTGCCTCCCCGCTCCACTTCGCCAAGTACTTTGACGTCAACTGCAGCATGTTCCTGCCCCGCAACTACCTCGCGCCCAGCTGGGGCTCCCAGTGGGTCATCACCAACCCGGCGCGGGACGACCGCAGCACCAGCTTCCAGACCCAGCTGGGGCCCAGCAGCCATGATGCTGGCAAGAGGGTGACCTGGAATGTGCTGTTCTCACCACGCTGGCTGCCCGTCAGCCTGCGCCCCGTGTACTCGGACTCGGTGGCGGGTGCCATCCAGCCCGTGCGCATCGAGGACGGGCGCCCACGCCTCGTCATCACCCCGGCCATGAGCAGCCCTGACTTCGCTGGTGTCAGCTTCCAGAAGACCGTGCTGGTGGGCGTGCGGCAGCAGGGCCGTGTGCTGGTCAAACATGCCTACAGCTTCCACCAGAGCTCGGACGAGGCGGCCGATTTCCTGGTGCACGCCGACCTGCAGAAACGCACCTCCGAGTACCTCATTGACAACTCCCTGCACCTGCACATCATCATCAAGCCTGTCTACCACTCCCTCATCAAGGTGAAGAAGTAA